The following coding sequences are from one Comamonas koreensis window:
- a CDS encoding siderophore ABC transporter substrate-binding protein, whose protein sequence is MSRSARSTVNRRQSLLQLGALVTLPWAAGAALAQQTLTVQQAGGPVQIPVKPKTILVFDLAALDCLRALGAEVKGVPEVVKFPPVLEQYASKDYTRIGSLFEPNYEVVKGLKPDVIVAGGRSAAKVAELAKIAPTLDLTVDNTQPVASAFKHLKILGEMVGNEAQAQTLMAAMQADIDKLKGLTANKGAGLMVMTNGGKLSAYGPGSRFGMLHDVYGIPAANKDIKVAGHGQAISFEFILKTNPDWLFVLDRDAAIGREGASAAKLLDNPLVNATKAAKKKQIVYLNSSNWYLLGNASPGSLHDDVTQLINAFSKA, encoded by the coding sequence ATGTCGCGCTCCGCTCGCTCTACCGTCAACCGCCGCCAGTCGCTGCTGCAACTGGGTGCCTTGGTGACCCTGCCCTGGGCGGCAGGCGCCGCACTGGCGCAGCAGACCCTGACGGTGCAGCAAGCGGGCGGCCCGGTGCAGATCCCGGTCAAGCCCAAGACCATCCTGGTGTTTGACCTGGCCGCGCTCGACTGCCTGCGCGCACTGGGCGCCGAGGTCAAGGGCGTACCCGAAGTCGTGAAGTTCCCGCCGGTGCTGGAGCAATACGCCAGCAAGGACTACACCCGCATCGGCAGCCTGTTCGAGCCCAACTACGAGGTGGTCAAGGGCCTCAAGCCCGATGTGATCGTCGCCGGTGGCCGCTCGGCCGCCAAGGTGGCCGAGCTGGCCAAGATTGCGCCGACCTTGGACCTGACGGTGGACAACACCCAGCCGGTGGCCAGCGCTTTCAAGCATTTGAAGATCCTGGGCGAGATGGTCGGCAACGAAGCCCAGGCCCAGACCTTGATGGCCGCGATGCAGGCCGATATCGACAAGCTCAAGGGCCTGACGGCCAACAAGGGCGCCGGCCTGATGGTGATGACCAATGGCGGCAAGCTCAGCGCCTATGGCCCGGGCTCGCGCTTTGGCATGCTGCACGATGTCTATGGCATTCCCGCCGCCAACAAGGACATCAAGGTGGCTGGCCATGGCCAGGCGATCTCGTTCGAGTTCATCCTCAAGACCAACCCGGACTGGCTGTTTGTGCTGGACCGCGATGCCGCCATTGGCCGCGAAGGCGCATCGGCCGCCAAGCTGCTGGACAACCCCCTGGTCAACGCCACCAAGGCGGCCAAGAAAAAGCAGATCGTCTACCTGAACTCGTCCAACTGGTACCTGCTGGGCAATGCCAGCCCCGGCTCGTTGCATGACGATGTGACGCAGCTGATCAACGCGTTCTCCAAGGCCTGA
- a CDS encoding DMT family transporter, with amino-acid sequence MTGIVLTVLACACFCLLDTGSKYAGALLPLLMALWLRYMLQSVFTVGWGVYQYGRSVFHTTHPRFQIARAALFCSSNACAMMSLRYLPLAEFTAVVAMTPLAMTLVAALWLKQPVSPLRWVLVAMGFLGTVVIIRPGSANFSGGALIWPALQLAANTAYQIVSSQMAGRERPVTTQIYTSLLALVLTSASLPWFWQMPTTTALWLAALAMGVGSTIGHLMLLKAYEHAKPATISPFLYSQIPFAVFSGWLLYGHIPDHWAVLGMVAIALGGALSAWLSVRESR; translated from the coding sequence TTGACCGGCATCGTGCTCACGGTGCTGGCCTGCGCCTGTTTCTGCCTGCTCGATACCGGCTCCAAATACGCGGGCGCGCTGCTGCCGCTGTTGATGGCGCTGTGGCTGCGCTACATGCTGCAATCGGTGTTCACCGTCGGCTGGGGCGTCTACCAGTATGGCCGCAGCGTATTCCACACCACGCACCCGCGCTTTCAGATTGCGCGCGCTGCGCTGTTTTGCAGCAGCAATGCCTGCGCAATGATGAGCCTGCGCTACCTGCCGCTGGCTGAGTTCACGGCCGTCGTCGCGATGACGCCGCTGGCGATGACGCTGGTGGCAGCGCTCTGGCTCAAGCAGCCCGTCAGCCCGCTGCGCTGGGTGCTGGTGGCCATGGGCTTTCTGGGCACGGTGGTCATCATCCGCCCGGGCAGCGCCAATTTCAGCGGCGGCGCACTCATCTGGCCGGCGCTGCAGCTGGCAGCCAACACCGCCTACCAGATCGTCAGCAGCCAGATGGCCGGCAGAGAGCGCCCCGTCACCACCCAGATCTACACCAGCTTGCTGGCGCTGGTGCTGACCAGCGCCAGCCTGCCCTGGTTCTGGCAGATGCCGACCACCACCGCCCTGTGGCTGGCGGCGCTGGCCATGGGTGTGGGCAGTACCATTGGCCACCTGATGCTGCTCAAGGCCTATGAGCATGCCAAGCCGGCCACGATATCGCCCTTTCTCTACAGCCAGATCCCCTTTGCCGTGTTCTCGGGTTGGCTGCTGTACGGCCATATCCCCGACCACTGGGCGGTGCTGGGCATGGTCGCGATTGCGCTGGGCGGCGCGCTCAGCGCCTGGCTGTCGGTGCGCGAATCACGTTAA
- a CDS encoding gamma-glutamyltransferase family protein translates to MTTVKDWAQPYASQRSPILGRNVVSTSQPLAAQAGLRMLQAGGNAVDAALAAAMTLTVVEPTGCGIGSDAFAIVWDGQELHGLNASGRAPAGWTPEYFDKLGGIPEKGWNAVTVPGAVSGWVELSRRFGKLPFAQVAQPAIDYARHGFAVSPTIAKLWALGLAKLGDQPGFKECFAPGGQAPQAGNWFQSEAHARTLEEIAETLGESFYRGALAQKMAAHSQANGGVMTAEDLAAHRCDWVGTVAQPFGDSVVHEIPPNGQGIAALIALGLLDAIGIGDQPLDSAETVHLQIEAMKLALADLAQYNADIDHMRVHPQQDLLNPAYLAERAQLIDRSKASVARYGAPKPGGTVYLTACDESGMMVSFIQSNYMGFGSGVVVPGTGISLQNRGAGFTTEAGHANQVAPGKRPSHTIIPAFAMHADGSPQMAFGVMGGPMQSQGHVQMAVRVLRYGQNPQAAADAPRWRVTGGNQVSVELGFDPQVIAALRALGHEVTIEEGHGVFAFGGAQLIVREGGHYAAGSDPRKDGQAVAY, encoded by the coding sequence ATGACCACCGTGAAAGACTGGGCCCAGCCCTATGCCTCGCAGCGCTCGCCCATCCTGGGCCGCAATGTGGTGAGCACCTCGCAACCGCTGGCCGCGCAAGCGGGCCTGCGCATGCTGCAAGCGGGCGGCAATGCGGTGGATGCGGCGCTGGCCGCGGCGATGACCTTGACGGTGGTGGAGCCCACGGGTTGCGGCATTGGCAGCGATGCCTTCGCGATTGTCTGGGACGGCCAGGAGCTGCATGGCCTGAACGCATCGGGCCGCGCGCCAGCGGGCTGGACGCCGGAGTACTTTGACAAGCTCGGCGGTATCCCTGAAAAAGGCTGGAATGCGGTCACCGTGCCCGGTGCGGTCTCGGGCTGGGTGGAGCTGTCCAGACGCTTTGGCAAGCTGCCTTTTGCGCAAGTGGCGCAACCGGCGATCGACTATGCGCGCCATGGCTTTGCGGTGTCGCCGACGATTGCCAAGCTCTGGGCGCTGGGCCTGGCCAAGCTGGGCGACCAGCCCGGTTTCAAGGAATGCTTTGCGCCGGGCGGCCAGGCACCGCAGGCGGGCAACTGGTTCCAGAGCGAGGCGCATGCCCGCACCCTGGAAGAGATTGCCGAGACCCTGGGCGAATCCTTTTACCGGGGTGCGCTGGCGCAAAAGATGGCGGCCCACAGCCAGGCCAACGGCGGCGTGATGACAGCCGAGGACCTGGCCGCCCACCGCTGCGACTGGGTGGGCACGGTGGCCCAGCCCTTTGGCGACTCGGTGGTGCATGAGATCCCGCCCAATGGCCAGGGCATTGCCGCGCTGATTGCGCTGGGCCTGCTCGATGCCATTGGCATTGGCGACCAGCCGCTGGACAGCGCCGAGACCGTGCACCTGCAGATCGAGGCAATGAAGCTGGCGCTGGCCGACCTGGCCCAGTACAACGCCGATATCGACCATATGCGCGTCCACCCCCAGCAAGACCTGCTGAACCCGGCCTACCTGGCCGAACGCGCCCAGCTGATCGACCGCAGCAAGGCCAGCGTTGCCCGCTATGGCGCGCCCAAGCCGGGCGGCACCGTCTACCTGACGGCCTGCGACGAGAGCGGCATGATGGTGTCCTTCATCCAGTCCAACTACATGGGTTTTGGCTCGGGTGTGGTCGTGCCGGGCACCGGCATCAGCCTGCAAAACCGGGGGGCGGGCTTTACCACCGAGGCGGGGCACGCCAACCAGGTGGCGCCGGGCAAGCGCCCCTCGCACACCATCATCCCCGCCTTTGCGATGCATGCCGATGGCTCGCCGCAGATGGCCTTTGGCGTGATGGGCGGCCCGATGCAAAGCCAGGGCCATGTGCAGATGGCCGTGCGCGTGCTGCGCTATGGCCAGAACCCGCAAGCCGCTGCAGACGCACCGCGCTGGCGCGTGACCGGTGGCAACCAGGTCTCCGTCGAGCTGGGCTTTGACCCACAGGTGATTGCCGCGCTGCGTGCGCTGGGCCATGAGGTGACCATCGAAGAAGGCCATGGCGTGTTCGCCTTTGGCGGTGCGCAGCTGATTGTGCGTGAAGGCGGGCACTATGCGGCCGGCTCCGATCCGCGCAAGGACGGCCAGGCGGTCGCCTACTGA
- a CDS encoding Bug family tripartite tricarboxylate transporter substrate binding protein, with protein sequence MPGRRPMLAGLVAGAALAVLSPFAAAQGGPWPERAIRVIVPFPPSGATDLVARVVAQKVSQELGQSLVIDNRPGAGGTIGTAEAAKASADGYTLLFTTSSTHAISPHLMPKLAYRADKDFTPIAHVADAASVLLVTNSLPVKTVQELISYAKANPGKLNYATSGNGTIVHLNTAAFAAQAGITLTHVPYKGTAQSISDLATGQVHLLFDSIPTGMPHVASGRLRALAVTSAERTQLAPQLPTVAESGLPGYSSVTWFGVYAPAGLKPELTAKINAAFNKAMQNPEVVASLAKLGADVAKPGTPAQFADLVKADSARWAKVIQDNHITLE encoded by the coding sequence ATGCCTGGCCGCCGGCCGATGCTCGCCGGCCTGGTGGCTGGCGCGGCGCTGGCTGTGCTGTCCCCGTTTGCCGCAGCCCAAGGCGGCCCATGGCCTGAGCGCGCGATCCGCGTCATCGTGCCCTTTCCGCCCAGCGGCGCGACCGATCTGGTGGCCCGCGTGGTGGCGCAAAAGGTGTCGCAGGAGCTGGGCCAGTCGCTGGTGATCGACAACCGCCCCGGCGCGGGCGGCACCATCGGCACCGCCGAGGCCGCCAAGGCCAGCGCCGACGGCTACACCCTGCTGTTCACCACCAGCAGCACCCATGCGATCTCGCCGCATCTGATGCCCAAGCTGGCCTACCGCGCGGACAAGGACTTCACCCCGATTGCCCATGTGGCCGATGCCGCCAGCGTGCTGCTGGTGACCAACTCGCTGCCGGTCAAGACCGTGCAGGAGCTGATCAGCTATGCCAAGGCCAACCCCGGCAAGCTGAACTACGCCACCAGCGGCAATGGCACCATCGTGCACCTGAACACCGCTGCCTTTGCAGCCCAGGCGGGCATCACCCTGACCCATGTGCCCTACAAGGGCACGGCCCAGTCGATCAGCGATCTGGCCACCGGCCAGGTGCATCTGCTGTTTGACTCCATCCCCACCGGCATGCCCCATGTGGCCAGCGGCCGCCTGCGTGCGCTGGCGGTGACCAGCGCCGAGCGCACCCAGCTCGCGCCCCAGCTGCCCACGGTGGCCGAATCGGGCCTGCCCGGCTATTCGTCGGTGACCTGGTTTGGCGTCTATGCGCCGGCAGGCCTCAAGCCCGAGCTGACCGCCAAGATCAATGCCGCCTTCAACAAGGCCATGCAAAATCCCGAGGTGGTGGCCAGCCTGGCCAAGCTGGGCGCCGATGTGGCCAAGCCTGGTACGCCTGCGCAGTTTGCGGATCTGGTCAAGGCCGACAGCGCCCGCTGGGCCAAGGTGATCCAGGACAACCACATCACGCTCGAATAA
- a CDS encoding LysR family transcriptional regulator — protein MPHRPPTHLQDTALRYFHEVVQCGSVSAASLRLHVASSAVSRQISGLEAQLGTALFERHARGMQPTAAGQILAELARRISLDAEQAIDAIHALDSLRAGLVRIATSDAFANELLPQACVAFQRRHPGLRFEVSMVPTLQVSAKLLAGEADIGLRFSISPLKNIAVVHRQSAPVLAVLPPGHVLARQASLTLAELARHPLALPPAETAIRQMIDLACSRQGLQLDPVLTTNHAKTLLNFALHGGGVTVSSEVGVRHMLAAGSLVARPLSDAGLDLRDIEVQTLAGRQLPAAAQAFLGLLVQELQAVPS, from the coding sequence ATGCCCCACCGCCCACCCACGCATCTGCAAGACACTGCCCTTCGCTACTTCCATGAGGTGGTGCAGTGCGGCTCGGTCAGCGCCGCATCGCTGCGTCTGCATGTGGCCAGCTCGGCCGTCAGCCGCCAGATCAGCGGGCTGGAGGCCCAGCTGGGCACGGCGCTGTTCGAGCGCCATGCGCGCGGCATGCAGCCCACGGCGGCCGGTCAGATCCTGGCCGAGCTCGCGCGCCGCATCAGCCTCGATGCCGAGCAGGCCATCGATGCCATCCATGCGCTTGACAGCCTGCGCGCCGGTCTGGTGCGCATCGCCACCTCGGATGCCTTTGCCAATGAGCTGCTGCCCCAGGCTTGCGTGGCCTTTCAGCGCCGTCACCCAGGCCTGCGCTTTGAGGTGAGCATGGTGCCGACCTTGCAGGTCTCGGCCAAGCTGCTGGCCGGCGAGGCCGATATTGGTCTGCGTTTCAGCATCTCGCCGCTCAAAAACATTGCCGTGGTGCACCGCCAAAGCGCGCCGGTGCTGGCCGTGTTGCCGCCCGGGCATGTGCTGGCGCGCCAGGCATCGCTCACCTTGGCCGAGCTGGCCCGGCATCCGCTGGCCTTGCCGCCGGCCGAGACGGCCATTCGCCAGATGATCGACCTGGCCTGCAGCCGCCAGGGCCTGCAGCTGGACCCGGTGCTGACCACCAACCACGCCAAGACCTTGCTCAATTTCGCGCTGCATGGCGGGGGCGTCACCGTCTCCAGCGAGGTGGGAGTGCGCCATATGCTGGCAGCGGGCAGCCTGGTCGCCCGCCCCTTGAGCGATGCCGGCCTGGACCTGCGCGATATCGAGGTGCAAACCTTGGCGGGCCGCCAGCTGCCCGCCGCCGCCCAGGCCTTTTTGGGGCTCTTGGTGCAAGAGCTGCAGGCCGTGCCGAGCTAA
- a CDS encoding uracil-DNA glycosylase — MQLTSEALHDHQVAAGWQATVDQFFASPKGQQLSQYLQQRLDDGAVVFPPEPLRALRLTPPESVRVVILGQDPYHGRGQAEGLAFSVAPGVRLPPSLQNIFKEMQRDLGVPFPPFPDPGGSLVKWATHGVLLLNTCLTVEEGQAASHSGKGWELLTDALIRQVAEGDKPVVFMLWGSHAQSKRVLIPQDRGHLVLTSNHPSPLSALRPPVPFIGNGHFSQAQAFRKQLGL; from the coding sequence ATGCAACTGACATCTGAAGCGCTCCATGACCACCAGGTGGCTGCCGGCTGGCAAGCCACGGTGGACCAATTCTTTGCAAGCCCCAAAGGCCAGCAGCTGTCGCAGTACCTGCAGCAGCGCCTGGACGACGGGGCGGTGGTCTTCCCGCCCGAGCCACTGCGCGCCTTGCGCCTGACCCCGCCCGAGAGCGTGCGCGTTGTGATCCTGGGGCAGGACCCCTACCACGGGCGCGGCCAGGCCGAGGGTCTGGCTTTTTCCGTGGCCCCCGGCGTGCGCCTGCCGCCATCGCTGCAGAACATCTTCAAGGAAATGCAGCGCGACCTGGGCGTGCCGTTCCCGCCTTTCCCCGATCCCGGTGGCAGCCTGGTCAAATGGGCCACCCATGGCGTGCTGCTGCTCAACACCTGTTTGACGGTGGAAGAGGGCCAGGCAGCCAGCCATAGTGGCAAGGGCTGGGAGCTGCTCACCGATGCGCTGATCCGCCAGGTGGCCGAGGGCGACAAGCCGGTGGTCTTCATGCTCTGGGGCAGCCATGCACAAAGCAAGCGCGTGCTGATTCCGCAGGACCGGGGCCATCTGGTGCTGACCAGCAACCACCCCTCGCCCTTGTCAGCGCTGCGCCCGCCGGTGCCGTTTATCGGCAATGGGCACTTCAGCCAGGCGCAGGCGTTTCGCAAGCAGCTGGGTCTATAG
- a CDS encoding enterochelin esterase domain-containing protein yields the protein MSIHDRHVPPAPSAFGPPPSRLRGLAAHAALGLIVLGGCTSMPAPVPPAQPLAVGQTVQGQLAPGAQQRWQLDARQVPAGSVVRAEVDGSGVQLDLQDAAGRHLRRLLRSDGVGEGVSWQAQAGEQLVLHWNAQPAIAYASGGAGAGQLPAQATAGHYRIEIQRAWPPRADPSVALPNKPLQSPRLQALAGDLERGGTSDAFWQEMAKSGTPLVEPWSEKERLVTFLWRGAQHSVRLFGSPSGNHESLQRLGNSDVWWSSFVMPSDARLSYGMAPDVPNIEGTAIEQRRSILATLQRDPLNPRSWAASDGAAAAVDRYQGRSVLELPDAPAQPWSQPASTPLPGDLQRHWLHSAALGNGRDVWIYRPAGWAQATPEQRALLVLFDAHAYLRQVPTPPITERMQAQGLIPPTAVVLVANASSELRNTELPPNPAFADFMGLQLMPWLAEQGLDVPAVRTVIAGSSYGGLASSYMALRHPERFGNVLSLSGSYWWAPQAEAPNAMARWWAAAPRKDVRFYLDAGLYESARGGQAGILETSRELGDVLRAQGYRVTQREHSTGHDYVHWQGSIACGLVALLNPAALPAQQAVCQGR from the coding sequence ATGAGTATCCATGATCGCCATGTCCCCCCAGCGCCCAGCGCCTTTGGTCCTCCACCGTCTCGTCTGCGCGGGCTCGCTGCCCATGCAGCGCTGGGGCTGATCGTGCTGGGCGGATGCACCAGCATGCCGGCGCCAGTTCCGCCTGCGCAGCCCCTGGCTGTCGGGCAAACGGTGCAAGGCCAGCTGGCCCCCGGCGCCCAGCAGCGCTGGCAGCTCGATGCCCGGCAGGTGCCCGCCGGCAGCGTGGTGCGTGCGGAGGTGGACGGCAGCGGTGTGCAGCTGGATCTGCAAGATGCGGCAGGCCGGCATCTGCGGCGCCTGCTGCGCAGCGATGGGGTGGGGGAGGGCGTCTCCTGGCAGGCCCAGGCGGGTGAGCAACTGGTGCTGCACTGGAATGCCCAGCCGGCCATCGCCTACGCCAGCGGCGGCGCAGGGGCAGGCCAGCTGCCGGCGCAGGCCACTGCAGGCCATTACCGCATAGAGATCCAGCGCGCCTGGCCCCCGCGCGCTGACCCGTCGGTGGCCTTGCCCAACAAGCCCTTGCAAAGCCCGCGTCTGCAGGCCTTGGCGGGCGATCTGGAGCGCGGTGGCACGAGCGATGCGTTCTGGCAGGAGATGGCCAAGAGCGGCACGCCTTTGGTGGAGCCCTGGAGCGAGAAGGAGCGGCTCGTCACCTTTTTGTGGCGTGGCGCGCAGCACAGCGTGCGCCTGTTTGGCAGCCCCTCGGGCAACCATGAATCGCTGCAGCGCCTGGGCAACTCGGATGTCTGGTGGAGCAGCTTTGTGATGCCCAGCGACGCCCGGCTGAGCTATGGCATGGCGCCCGATGTGCCCAATATCGAAGGCACGGCGATCGAGCAGCGCCGCAGCATTCTGGCCACCTTGCAGCGTGACCCCTTGAACCCGCGCAGCTGGGCTGCTTCGGATGGCGCAGCTGCTGCGGTGGATCGCTACCAGGGCCGCTCGGTGCTGGAGCTGCCCGATGCCCCAGCGCAGCCCTGGTCGCAGCCGGCAAGCACGCCGTTGCCCGGCGATCTGCAGCGCCACTGGCTGCATTCGGCAGCCTTGGGCAATGGCCGTGATGTCTGGATCTACCGCCCTGCTGGCTGGGCCCAGGCCACCCCGGAGCAGCGCGCCTTGCTGGTACTGTTCGATGCCCATGCCTATCTGCGCCAGGTGCCCACGCCGCCGATCACCGAGCGGATGCAGGCGCAGGGCTTGATCCCACCGACGGCGGTGGTGCTGGTGGCCAATGCCAGCAGCGAGCTGCGCAATACCGAGCTGCCGCCCAATCCGGCATTTGCCGATTTCATGGGCTTGCAGCTGATGCCCTGGCTGGCTGAGCAGGGGCTGGACGTGCCAGCGGTTCGCACGGTGATTGCCGGCTCCAGCTATGGCGGTCTGGCGTCGAGCTATATGGCGCTGCGCCACCCGGAGCGCTTTGGCAATGTGCTGAGCCTGTCGGGCTCCTACTGGTGGGCGCCGCAGGCCGAAGCGCCCAATGCGATGGCGCGCTGGTGGGCGGCAGCGCCCCGCAAGGACGTCCGCTTTTACCTGGATGCGGGCCTCTACGAAAGCGCACGCGGCGGCCAAGCTGGCATTCTGGAGACCAGCCGCGAGCTGGGCGATGTGCTGCGGGCCCAGGGCTACCGCGTGACGCAGCGGGAGCACAGCACCGGCCACGACTACGTGCACTGGCAGGGCTCGATCGCCTGCGGTCTGGTGGCGCTGCTCAACCCAGCAGCACTGCCCGCGCAACAAGCCGTCTGCCAAGGGCGATAG
- a CDS encoding DUF5329 domain-containing protein: MPHRQNPWAQALAAACLLLSLAAGAQTGSSANTTTTTTTTEREIQSLFKALQQSGCEFARNGQWYSASEASAHLQRKYSYLQKRALAPTAEDFIARAASQSSMSGKPYLVRCPGQPETHSQRWFEAQLAKTRAAR; the protein is encoded by the coding sequence ATGCCCCACCGACAAAACCCATGGGCCCAGGCCCTGGCCGCTGCCTGTTTGTTGCTCAGCCTGGCAGCTGGCGCGCAGACCGGCAGCAGCGCAAACACCACCACCACCACCACCACCACCGAGCGGGAGATTCAATCGCTGTTCAAAGCGCTGCAGCAGTCGGGCTGTGAATTTGCCCGCAATGGCCAGTGGTACAGCGCCAGCGAGGCCAGCGCGCATTTGCAGCGCAAGTACAGCTACCTGCAAAAAAGAGCATTGGCGCCCACGGCCGAGGACTTTATTGCGCGTGCGGCCAGCCAAAGCAGCATGTCGGGCAAGCCCTATCTGGTGCGTTGCCCCGGCCAGCCTGAAACGCACAGCCAGCGCTGGTTTGAGGCCCAGCTGGCCAAAACACGCGCAGCCCGGTAG
- the trpC gene encoding indole-3-glycerol phosphate synthase TrpC, which translates to MSDILKTICDAKLIEVADAKKRIPFEAMRRDAESRVLTRDFVGALRAKIAQGQAAVIAEVKKASPSKGVIRADFDPADIAQSYMVGDGKTSAACLSVLTDRQFFQGEPDFLKQARASTLLPVLRKDFMVDPYQIYESRAMGADCVLLIAACLDDAQMAEMEQIARSLDMAVLVEVHDGAELARALKLKTPLIGINNRNLRTFEVSIQTTLDLQKQVPADRLLVTESGIASPDDVKTLRDAGIHAFLVGEAFMRADEPGDALAKLFA; encoded by the coding sequence ATGTCCGATATTCTCAAAACCATCTGCGACGCCAAGCTTATCGAAGTGGCCGACGCCAAGAAGCGCATTCCCTTCGAGGCCATGCGCCGCGACGCCGAAAGCCGTGTGCTGACCCGTGACTTTGTCGGCGCGCTGCGCGCCAAGATTGCGCAAGGCCAGGCCGCCGTGATCGCCGAGGTGAAAAAGGCCAGCCCCAGCAAGGGCGTGATCCGTGCCGACTTTGACCCCGCCGACATTGCCCAGAGCTATATGGTGGGCGATGGCAAGACCAGCGCCGCCTGCCTGTCGGTGCTGACGGACCGACAGTTCTTCCAGGGCGAGCCTGATTTTCTCAAGCAGGCGCGCGCCAGCACCTTGCTGCCGGTGCTGCGCAAGGATTTCATGGTCGATCCCTACCAGATCTATGAATCGCGCGCGATGGGCGCCGACTGCGTGCTGCTGATCGCCGCCTGCCTGGACGACGCCCAGATGGCCGAGATGGAGCAGATCGCGCGCAGCCTCGACATGGCCGTGCTGGTCGAGGTGCATGACGGCGCCGAGCTGGCGCGTGCGCTCAAGCTCAAGACGCCGCTGATCGGTATCAACAACCGCAACCTGCGCACGTTTGAAGTCAGCATCCAGACCACCCTGGATCTGCAAAAGCAGGTGCCTGCAGACCGCCTGCTGGTGACCGAGTCGGGCATTGCCAGCCCGGACGATGTCAAGACCCTGCGCGATGCCGGCATCCACGCTTTCCTGGTGGGCGAGGCCTTTATGCGCGCCGATGAGCCGGGCGACGCACTGGCCAAGCTGTTCGCCTAA
- the trpD gene encoding anthranilate phosphoribosyltransferase codes for MSITPQEALQRTIEHREIFHDEMLHLMRIIMQGELSPVMTAAILTGLRVKKETIGEISAAAQVMREFSNKVHVADRQHLVDIVGTGGDGANTFNISTCSVFVIAAAGGKVSKHGGRSVSSKSGSADAMEALGVNIQLSPEQIAQSIAEVGIGFMFAPNHHPAMKNVAPVRKELGVRTIFNILGPLTNPAGAPNILMGVFHEDLVGIQVRALQRLGAEHALVVYGRDGLDEISLGASTLVGELKDGVVREYQIHPEDFGIQMVGTRAFRVDNAEQSKAMLMGILQGELGPARDIVCLNAGAALYAANVASSIEDGLQRARAAIDSGAALQKLQDLVALTRQLAA; via the coding sequence ATGTCGATTACTCCCCAAGAAGCGCTGCAGCGCACCATCGAGCACCGCGAAATCTTCCACGACGAGATGCTGCACCTGATGCGCATCATCATGCAGGGCGAACTCTCCCCGGTGATGACCGCCGCCATCCTGACGGGCCTGCGCGTCAAGAAGGAAACCATTGGCGAGATCAGCGCCGCCGCCCAGGTGATGCGCGAGTTCTCCAACAAGGTGCATGTCGCTGATCGCCAGCACCTGGTCGACATCGTCGGCACCGGTGGCGATGGCGCCAATACCTTCAACATCTCGACCTGCTCGGTGTTTGTGATTGCCGCGGCTGGCGGCAAGGTCAGCAAGCATGGCGGGCGCAGTGTCTCCAGCAAATCGGGCAGTGCCGATGCGATGGAAGCGCTGGGCGTCAATATCCAGCTGAGCCCCGAGCAGATCGCCCAGAGCATTGCCGAGGTGGGCATCGGCTTCATGTTTGCGCCCAACCACCACCCGGCGATGAAGAACGTGGCCCCGGTGCGCAAGGAGCTGGGCGTGCGCACCATCTTCAATATCCTGGGCCCCTTGACCAACCCGGCCGGCGCACCCAATATCCTGATGGGCGTCTTCCATGAGGACCTCGTCGGTATCCAGGTGCGTGCGCTGCAGCGCCTGGGCGCCGAGCATGCGCTGGTGGTCTATGGCCGCGATGGCCTCGACGAAATCAGCCTGGGTGCCAGCACGCTGGTGGGCGAGCTCAAGGACGGCGTGGTGCGCGAGTACCAGATCCATCCGGAAGACTTTGGTATCCAGATGGTGGGTACCCGCGCCTTCCGCGTGGACAATGCCGAGCAGTCCAAGGCCATGCTGATGGGTATTTTGCAAGGCGAACTGGGCCCCGCCCGCGATATCGTCTGCCTCAATGCCGGCGCGGCGCTCTATGCGGCCAATGTGGCCAGTTCGATCGAAGATGGCCTGCAGCGCGCCCGCGCCGCCATCGACAGCGGTGCGGCCCTGCAAAAACTGCAGGACCTGGTGGCGCTGACGCGCCAACTGGCCGCCTGA